DNA sequence from the Sulfurimonas sp. HSL3-7 genome:
TCAATGACGGGAGGAAGTTTTGTGATGTCCGCAACGACTTCAACCTCTATGATCTGAACAGCACGATTGGCCTCACTGTCTTCTGCCGAAACGATCACCTCATAGAGGTTTCCACTGTCCGGATCATAGGAAGGCTTTGCGATGAATGAAAGTTTGCCTGTCGTCGCATCAATGCTGAAAAGTGTACCGTTTTCGCCTCCGATTACGCTGTATCTGACATTGCTCGTGGTATCGGTCGTCACATCAGTGACATAACGCTCCTCACTGTTGACAATGACATAATCGCTGCTTGTAAATCCGAAACTCCCATTGATAAGGTCCAGACCGCTTAGTCTCTTAACCGTTTCAAACGAGTAGTCTGCTTCCCCGCATCCGGAAAAGATCAATCCGGTAATAAAAAGTGATGCCATTAATGCTTTTCTTATCATCTCTTCTCCTAATCCCAAAATTCGTAACTCAGCCCGACCGTACCGATCGCACTCGATGTATTATGTTGGACTTTGACCCAGACGGCGAAATTCTCATGAAAATGGTACGCACCCCGAAGACCGGCGATCAGGTTGTTCTCATACCCCTGAAACGTCTCGCCCGAACTAACCGTACGATACAGGTACTGAAACTGGTAGCCGACCTGCAGCTGCAGATCATAGCGCATATGGTAGCGGTACCCCAACCCGGTGTTGATACCCACACGGAAGATATAGGGACTGCCGCCGTCATAGATAACTTTTTCCGTCGGGTCAGGGTCCTTCGTGTTTTTCTGCTGCATGACCCAGCCCAGTTCCGCACCGCCCATGAGATAGAAATTGGCCGTCGGAAGTTTGTAGAGATAGGCAGCATCCAGCGTCATGGTCGGTGCGGACACATATCTGTACTCAGCGCTTTTTTTGCCGGTCGCGCTCTCTACCAGATCGCCCTCGAAGGTGCCGGTACCGCCGCCGGAGTAACCCACACCGAAACCGAACTGTACCGCCTGCCACAGGCCGTCATCGAGCATCAACGACGCACCGTAGCCTTCGTACTCTTCTTTACAGACCGCGTCGATCTCTTTCATCTCTTCGGGCGGCAGCGTTGAAAGCGTATAGACCGCTTCGAGCGAACAGGTGTCGTTTCTGATCTTGCGGCTTGTCACCCTGACATTCTTGATCTCGACAGGATGGGCCAGGCGGATATCGATGTTGTGTGTTTCACAGAGATCAGCTTCGGCCATTGCATCTTCGGCCATCTGCTCTTTGGCATCCTCTTCGCAATCTGTCAGTTCAGAGTAATCTTCCAGTGCCGCTTCAAGAGAGAATTCCGCATCGGCGCTCAATGCATACGATTGCGTAACATCATACGAACGTGCGTCTGCACTCCGATTATCTGGCCATTCCGTCTCAGCGCCGGCAAAAAGTGAAAGGGAGATCATAAGTGCTGCATATCGTTTCATCGTCTCTGCCTCCTACTTCTGCATCGCTAAATTGCGGTAACCGAAAAACTCGGGTTCCTGCGTGAACTCCGGACCGTAGGTTGTTGAGACCTGGAGCATCTTTAACTGCAGGTCATCAAACATCTCCCCGGCATCCTGCTCTTTTTCAGAGAGCGCCCCTTTGATCAGAAAGTAACTGAAGAGCCGGTACCCTTTTTCAAAGTAGCCATTCGCGGTCTGGTCACGGTTTGCCGCGTTGATGATGTTGAGGCGCTTATGATACTTTGTCTTTTTGACAGGGCCGCTCAGACGCTCCCCTTTCTTAAGCGGTATACCGTCACTCACCCCCATAAAACTCGCATCAATAAAAGCAAACGTCCGTTCTGCCCGACAACGCTGGAATGCGTTATAGATGCGTTCCATCCCCACAAGCCCATCATCGTCCAACATATCCACCGAACCGTCATAAGCAAGCAAAAAGTTTTTACCGGAAGGGCCCGACATGGCATGCCCCACAAAATAAAAGTAGACGGTATCTTCCTGCTGAATACGGTTTATCATCTTTTCAAGCGCCGCCAGGATGTTTGCCGCTGTCGCCTTTTCATTCTCTACCACAATGGTATGACGCAAAGGCACGCCCATCTTTTTCTGAAAAGTGCTCACCACCGCTTTGGCCGTTCGGGAAGCGAACAGTACGCTATCTGCGTTGGCATAGTTCTCTATTGAGACAACAAAAAGCCAGGATTTGTAGTCTGGATAGCTCTTTTTAGTGCGCTTGATCAGTCTAGCCAGTTCGTCATCTTTTGCATTATACGTTTTGTCAGAGTAGCTCGTTAAAAGAGGCAGGAAGGGGTCATTCAGGTTCGGATTTTGCAGTGTTGTATCAAATACTGTGCTGACATCTATAAGTTGGGGGTACTCTTGAGAGACACTTGCAGCGCCGTGTACTTTTGCATCATAATCGAGGAAAGTACGGAGTTTCTGAAGTTTTTGATTGTGTTTTCTGACCTGTCTTTCAAATTCTTCTTTTGAACTGTTTGCGCTATTGTTGCGCTGGAGCACCTCGTCACGGTAACTCTTTTGAATGTCAAACGTTGCCTGTTGGCGTTTTTGTGTTGCGTTGCGAACACGTTTTAAAAACGCCGCCTCACTCTCGCCACTCTTTTTCTGAAACGCCTTCAGAGAAGACAATTCGGGAACAGCAATCTTTTCTGTACTGGCAAAAGCATCCATTGATCCAAGATGGACAGCCGAAATATCGAGTGGGACATAGTTCTGTATGAGATTTTCTTCTGCCAAAAGTGACACCCAGCTTATGGCTAACAGTACTAAAAGTTTCTGCATTACGATCCTGTTGATATCAATAAAATATCATTTATAAGAAATTTTTATTTTCTATTATGACTTTATCTTATATAAAATTATTTCAATCCATTCTACACAAAAACTGTATAAAAACAAACATAAATGAGCTTGGATCGTGAAGTATATGCAAGGCCTATTTTATGTATAAAACACTCTTATTGGCATAGCTTCTACGGTGGAGGTTTGGAAAGGAGGTCAATGCTCGTAATGAATAGATTGTGAAAGTCTAAGTTTGAAATTGCAAGTTCTCTGTAACCGAAAATTCCGGTTCCTGCAGATCGTCCCGGCCATATTTTAACGATTCGTTTCGTATCAAAATACGAACAGTTCCCCTGTATTTTGGGATTTGGAAAGTGCCTCTTTGACCAAAAAACAACTGAAAGCCGATACGCTTTACTCAAGTAGACATTGGTACTGGCGTACACCTAATGAGCTGTTGGGAATGTTCAAATGAAAATAATTTTATTCAACCACATTCTCATTATACTCTTTAGGATCTAAACCTCTTCAACTCCAAAATAGCTCAAAGAGGTCTTGCCGAATTTTTTGGACTTTGTCTTATGAAAAACACCGATTTCCTGGGGAAGTTCAAGGCCCGTCATATGTTCGATGATGATGAGTTTTACAACCTCCTCCGGCAGTTTTCCGATAAGATCGATCATCTTCAGATAGATGTCTTCATGCCCTTCACGGATGGAAAACGGCGGGTCGATATAGAAGTAGGCATCTTCATTCAGGTTTTTAAGCCGCTTGACGACAGCGCCGATATTTGCAAAGGTATCACCGCGGTAGACTTCACAGGCCTTCGGGTCAGTCTGAGCGATGTTCTCTTCAAGCGTTTTAA
Encoded proteins:
- the rsmD gene encoding 16S rRNA (guanine(966)-N(2))-methyltransferase RsmD, with protein sequence MPKHLTKKIISGKYKGKTLKLPSMSTTRSSKTIVLESFFNTVQFDVIDANFVELFSGSGSIGLEALSRGAKRIYFMEQDRNALKTLEENIAQTDPKACEVYRGDTFANIGAVVKRLKNLNEDAYFYIDPPFSIREGHEDIYLKMIDLIGKLPEEVVKLIIIEHMTGLELPQEIGVFHKTKSKKFGKTSLSYFGVEEV